One region of Flavobacteriales bacterium genomic DNA includes:
- the feoB gene encoding ferrous iron transport protein B, with protein MKEGNETLKVALVGNPNSGKTSLFNKLTGLHQKVGNFPGITVEKKTGQFRLNGKKVEVLDLPGTYSLQPRSMDEQVAAAAVIDSNNPDHPDLILIVVDASHLKTSLYLALQVLEQKIPAVLVLNMADQLPRVAAELDLHILSQELSVPVVKTNAREGIGLSELKEAIESHSFLALAPRWEGKNLERHVIIKAILERAKADGPVKNHEVTRRLDDVLTHRIWGVVIFLAMLGLVFQSIYSWSSYPMELIEELFGIGGAFFSDVLPDSFLTRLWVEGIWAGLGGVVIFIPQIAFLFLFVTLLEETGYMARVSFIADRSLRKFGLQGRSIVPLIGGVACAVPAILAARTISNQKERLITIMVTPFMSCSARLPVYALVIALVIPTGFQGLTLLAMYLLGVVMALAVALVLKKTIKTNDESHFILELPDYRVPKLSNVLMEITRKVTQFVKSAGKIIVFVSVLLWLGASFGPSGRFEAIERKYEQVENSEQLKKAELLENSYIGILGKSIDPAIEPLGYDWKIGIALITSFAAREVFVGTMSTIYSIGSSDDEVASVRKKMQAQVNPKTGKPLYDLPFGLSLLVFYAFAMQCMSTLAVVKTETGTWKWPIIQLVMMTGLAYISSLVVYNLASLL; from the coding sequence ATGAAGGAAGGGAATGAGACGCTGAAGGTGGCCTTGGTCGGCAACCCGAACAGCGGCAAGACATCTCTTTTCAATAAACTTACAGGACTACATCAAAAGGTTGGCAATTTTCCAGGAATAACAGTCGAAAAAAAGACCGGCCAATTCCGGTTGAACGGGAAAAAAGTGGAAGTGCTGGATCTTCCGGGCACTTATAGCCTGCAGCCCCGTTCGATGGACGAGCAAGTGGCTGCAGCTGCCGTCATAGATTCGAACAATCCCGACCATCCGGACCTGATATTGATCGTGGTAGATGCATCGCATCTGAAAACCAGCCTTTATTTGGCATTGCAGGTGTTGGAACAGAAAATACCTGCTGTGTTGGTACTGAACATGGCCGATCAGTTGCCTCGTGTTGCAGCCGAACTCGATCTTCATATACTATCGCAAGAGCTAAGTGTGCCAGTTGTGAAAACCAACGCTCGCGAAGGCATCGGACTTTCAGAACTAAAAGAAGCCATTGAAAGCCACTCGTTTTTGGCACTTGCCCCAAGATGGGAAGGGAAGAATTTGGAGCGACATGTAATTATTAAGGCCATTCTTGAACGGGCCAAAGCTGACGGTCCTGTCAAGAATCACGAGGTTACAAGACGACTGGATGATGTGCTCACGCATCGCATTTGGGGAGTTGTCATTTTCTTAGCTATGCTCGGCCTGGTATTCCAGAGTATCTATTCGTGGTCATCTTACCCGATGGAGCTCATTGAAGAACTATTCGGAATTGGCGGAGCATTTTTCTCTGATGTACTTCCAGATTCCTTTCTCACGCGATTGTGGGTAGAAGGTATTTGGGCAGGTTTGGGAGGCGTGGTGATTTTTATTCCGCAGATTGCATTTCTGTTCCTATTCGTAACTCTTTTGGAGGAAACCGGATACATGGCGCGCGTTAGCTTCATAGCCGATCGTTCGTTGCGAAAATTCGGACTGCAAGGTCGATCCATTGTGCCGCTCATCGGTGGTGTGGCCTGTGCCGTTCCGGCAATATTGGCTGCTCGAACCATTTCCAATCAAAAAGAACGCTTGATCACCATAATGGTAACGCCATTTATGAGTTGTTCTGCCCGATTACCGGTTTATGCTTTGGTCATTGCGTTGGTCATTCCAACTGGATTTCAAGGTCTCACCTTGCTGGCCATGTATCTGTTGGGTGTGGTGATGGCTTTAGCTGTGGCATTGGTTCTAAAAAAGACCATCAAAACCAACGATGAAAGCCATTTTATACTCGAATTACCCGATTATCGGGTGCCAAAACTTTCGAATGTACTGATGGAGATCACACGCAAAGTGACACAGTTTGTGAAAAGTGCTGGAAAGATCATTGTGTTTGTTTCTGTACTGCTTTGGCTTGGGGCTTCTTTTGGTCCATCAGGCAGGTTTGAGGCAATTGAACGCAAATACGAACAAGTGGAGAATTCAGAACAACTGAAAAAAGCGGAGCTTCTCGAAAATTCGTACATCGGAATTCTTGGAAAATCAATCGACCCCGCAATTGAACCACTTGGTTACGATTGGAAGATCGGAATTGCGCTCATCACCTCTTTTGCTGCACGCGAGGTTTTTGTCGGAACGATGTCTACCATTTACAGCATCGGTTCTTCGGATGACGAAGTTGCTTCTGTGCGCAAGAAAATGCAAGCACAAGTGAATCCGAAAACGGGTAAACCACTATACGACCTTCCATTCGGTCTATCGCTATTGGTATTCTATGCGTTTGCCATGCAATGCATGAGCACGCTGGCCGTGGTCAAAACAGAAACAGGAACGTGGAAATGGCCCATTATTCAGTTGGTGATGATGACAGGTTTGGCCTATATTTCAAGCCTTGTGGTTTACAATTTGGCGTCTTTACTTTAG
- a CDS encoding DUF3820 family protein: MQPDPNILKELTTFKMPYGKYKGTTIIRIPVHYLEWIASQGFPAGKLGMLLSTAHIIKTNGLEHLVPRE, from the coding sequence ATGCAACCTGACCCGAACATATTAAAAGAACTGACGACCTTTAAAATGCCTTACGGCAAATACAAGGGAACCACTATCATCAGAATCCCAGTCCATTATTTGGAATGGATAGCCTCGCAGGGATTTCCTGCTGGAAAGTTGGGAATGCTGCTTTCAACCGCTCACATCATTAAGACGAACGGCTTGGAACATTTGGTTCCGAGGGAATGA
- a CDS encoding Smr/MutS family protein, with amino-acid sequence MAKLKLDLHEIFNKGWKIDQALNDIIDEAVEKKIPLIEIIPGKGSGQLKKKVIRFLDQKHIKAKYHRIDKDSKNFGRLFVRFKH; translated from the coding sequence ATGGCAAAGCTTAAACTCGACCTCCACGAAATATTCAATAAAGGCTGGAAAATCGATCAGGCGTTGAATGACATTATTGATGAAGCGGTGGAAAAGAAAATCCCACTGATTGAGATAATACCTGGAAAAGGCAGCGGCCAGCTAAAGAAGAAAGTGATCCGATTTCTAGACCAAAAACACATCAAGGCCAAGTATCATCGAATTGACAAGGACAGCAAGAACTTTGGGCGACTTTTCGTGCGATTCAAACACTAA
- a CDS encoding SprT-like domain-containing protein, with protein MNREERIRDAIRPFVPNGTEVLLAEQIVRYRCHLTITRDRKTKAGDYRHPFGKIGHRISVNGSLNNYAFLITFVHEMAHLVCWERHGRKASPHGKEWKLAFQEQMQPFLVGEVFPADILKQLKIHMRNPKAATVRDLELMRILRSYDDRTHTVLLEDIEEGQQFKLGNRVFVKGEKLRKRYRCKQEGTGRVYLVSAIAEVEHSGQEN; from the coding sequence ATGAACCGCGAGGAACGTATTCGTGATGCCATCCGACCATTTGTGCCCAATGGCACGGAAGTTCTTTTAGCGGAGCAGATCGTCAGATATCGCTGTCATCTTACCATTACGCGCGACAGGAAAACGAAAGCGGGAGATTATCGTCATCCTTTCGGGAAGATCGGGCATCGGATTTCGGTGAACGGAAGTCTGAACAACTACGCGTTTCTTATCACGTTTGTGCACGAAATGGCACACCTCGTATGCTGGGAACGCCACGGAAGAAAAGCGAGTCCGCATGGCAAAGAATGGAAACTAGCATTTCAAGAACAAATGCAGCCTTTTTTGGTCGGTGAGGTTTTTCCTGCCGATATATTGAAGCAGCTGAAAATACACATGCGCAATCCCAAAGCGGCTACCGTTCGTGATCTGGAACTTATGCGCATTCTCCGTAGTTATGACGACCGGACACATACAGTTCTTTTGGAGGATATTGAAGAAGGACAGCAATTCAAGCTAGGAAATCGGGTATTTGTAAAAGGTGAGAAATTGCGCAAAAGGTATCGCTGTAAGCAGGAGGGAACCGGTCGAGTCTATTTGGTCAGCGCCATTGCCGAAGTGGAACATTCTGGTCAAGAAAATTGA
- a CDS encoding alpha/beta hydrolase: MSKPQIFFISGLGADHRAFDRIKLEGYEQTHLPWIIPEWKDTIHTYARKMAEPILKAKNPVVIGLSLGGILASEMTTFMPDLQVILVSSIKSHEERSNILKWGRAFPIQSLMPPNTMKKFTFLWEMAQKKKLKGDGKHMVQMFHDQDDKFMRWAIVHAPKWRGKGDESRISHIHGTADRMFPFRRIKNAIPVQGGSHLMVYLQGDEVTKLILNELIRIEGV, translated from the coding sequence GTGTCAAAACCACAGATATTTTTCATTTCCGGCCTTGGTGCCGATCATCGTGCTTTCGACAGGATAAAGTTGGAAGGTTACGAGCAAACCCATTTGCCGTGGATCATTCCCGAATGGAAAGACACGATTCATACTTACGCCCGTAAAATGGCCGAACCAATACTGAAGGCCAAGAATCCAGTGGTTATCGGACTTTCTTTGGGTGGGATTCTGGCTTCTGAAATGACCACGTTCATGCCTGATTTACAAGTGATCTTGGTGTCCAGCATCAAATCGCACGAAGAAAGGTCCAACATCCTGAAATGGGGTCGGGCATTTCCAATCCAAAGCCTCATGCCGCCAAATACCATGAAGAAGTTCACGTTCCTTTGGGAAATGGCTCAGAAAAAGAAACTGAAAGGCGATGGTAAACACATGGTGCAAATGTTCCACGATCAAGATGATAAGTTCATGCGTTGGGCCATTGTTCATGCGCCTAAGTGGCGCGGAAAAGGCGATGAATCGAGGATATCGCACATTCACGGAACCGCTGACCGAATGTTCCCTTTCCGAAGGATAAAGAATGCCATTCCTGTGCAAGGAGGCTCGCATTTGATGGTTTACTTGCAGGGAGACGAAGTGACCAAACTGATACTGAACGAACTAATTCGCATTGAAGGCGTTTAG
- a CDS encoding peroxiredoxin, whose amino-acid sequence MGKVIVGDTAPDFELKDKAGNLVKLSDFRGEKSVVVYFYPKDETPGCTAQACSFRDSYEDFKEVGAEVIGISSDSTGSHEGFAANHRLPFILLSDITGKVRKAYGAYDLFGMIPGRVTFVINKEGKVIHKFDSQLSPTKHIRESLEILKK is encoded by the coding sequence ATGGGAAAAGTGATTGTGGGAGATACAGCTCCCGATTTTGAATTGAAAGATAAAGCAGGAAATCTCGTGAAACTCAGTGATTTCAGAGGAGAGAAAAGCGTGGTCGTTTATTTCTACCCTAAAGATGAAACGCCAGGGTGTACGGCTCAAGCATGCTCATTCAGAGATAGTTATGAAGATTTCAAAGAAGTAGGAGCTGAGGTGATCGGCATCAGCAGCGATAGCACCGGAAGTCATGAAGGTTTTGCAGCAAACCATCGACTTCCGTTCATACTGTTGAGCGACATCACAGGAAAAGTGCGCAAGGCATACGGAGCTTACGATCTATTCGGAATGATTCCAGGCCGCGTCACGTTTGTGATCAACAAAGAAGGAAAGGTGATTCATAAATTCGATTCGCAACTTAGTCCTACCAAGCACATTCGGGAGTCACTTGAGATTCTAAAAAAGTAG
- a CDS encoding WG repeat-containing protein, translated as MTRALKIGLFVAIILMVSSVRLKAGVIDKAFEALEVKDYFKARELFQKVVNKDRLVGNFGLCMVHITKQNPFYNLDSAQVYALRTESFWKLASEKEKANVAEYGISAKAVEGLSVMVYTYAMDELKEERTVRACDSFLKRFPSAPQKKQVLDLKATISFELAKAANSYESIAAFLIDFPNAPETIEGKVLFEKFLFEDKTRDGSLDSFRKFIVEYPNSPFKRQAQDRVYQFSIEDPTVKSLHEFIKKNADSPHLDEAWRKLFRLYAPELNAETLAEFKLEYPMYPFMDELDDELSILTMQLFPAEQNGKFGYVNRSGKVMIPFLYDNAADFSEALAAVYRDGRWGYIDKKGKTIIDFNNDEAESFSNGVAIVGRGDNFGMLDNTGNVVVDIAYDEIYDFKDGMASVVKDEMYGYVNRKGELTIPLKIEGAFDFSEGLAVIELKGLKGYLDVNGAVVIKCQYDEAESFEDGLARVVKDGKMGLINAGGDSIALCKYERIGGFSEGLACVLNNGKVGYIDRYGHEVIPLSYDGTLEELVRFQFMNGRAVARKGKKYGVIDKTGTEMKAFEFSLIDPLKDGRFAAKKKDKFGFFNESGIDVIPSKYDDTGGFSEGMASVKLGENWGYINDADELVVPAEFQEASDFFEGFALVKRSDFSCVIDNSGAYVIPCAMDEIVVMDGGVLRIEKEEKMAYFDLRTKKYIWQSAGF; from the coding sequence TTGACCAGAGCGCTTAAAATAGGATTGTTTGTCGCTATCATTTTGATGGTGTCATCGGTGCGTTTAAAAGCAGGTGTCATTGATAAGGCCTTCGAAGCGCTTGAGGTTAAAGACTACTTCAAGGCGCGAGAACTTTTTCAAAAAGTCGTGAATAAGGATCGCCTGGTAGGGAACTTCGGTCTGTGCATGGTACATATCACCAAACAGAATCCATTCTACAACCTCGATTCGGCCCAAGTTTATGCACTTAGAACCGAATCGTTCTGGAAACTGGCTTCTGAAAAGGAAAAAGCGAATGTGGCTGAATACGGAATAAGCGCCAAAGCCGTGGAAGGATTGAGTGTGATGGTCTACACTTATGCAATGGACGAATTGAAAGAAGAACGAACAGTACGAGCCTGCGATTCGTTTCTGAAAAGATTTCCGAGCGCTCCACAGAAAAAACAAGTACTCGACCTCAAGGCAACCATTTCATTCGAATTGGCCAAGGCTGCAAATTCTTACGAAAGCATTGCAGCGTTTCTGATAGATTTCCCCAATGCACCCGAAACGATAGAAGGAAAAGTACTTTTCGAGAAATTCCTATTTGAAGATAAGACCAGGGACGGAAGCCTCGACAGCTTTAGGAAATTCATTGTTGAGTATCCGAATTCGCCATTTAAGAGACAGGCACAGGACCGTGTGTACCAGTTTTCGATTGAAGATCCAACCGTAAAATCTCTACACGAATTCATTAAAAAGAATGCCGATAGTCCGCATTTAGATGAAGCTTGGCGGAAGCTATTTCGGTTGTATGCGCCCGAACTGAATGCCGAAACCTTGGCCGAATTCAAGTTGGAATATCCGATGTATCCTTTCATGGATGAGTTGGATGATGAATTAAGTATTCTGACCATGCAACTGTTTCCAGCCGAACAGAATGGAAAGTTCGGTTACGTGAATAGGTCTGGAAAAGTGATGATTCCATTCCTGTATGATAATGCCGCAGATTTCAGCGAAGCGTTGGCCGCTGTATATCGAGATGGACGTTGGGGTTACATCGATAAGAAAGGAAAAACGATCATCGACTTTAATAACGATGAAGCAGAATCGTTCAGCAACGGAGTGGCAATCGTTGGTCGTGGCGACAATTTCGGCATGTTGGATAACACGGGAAATGTGGTGGTTGATATTGCCTATGATGAGATCTACGATTTTAAAGACGGAATGGCCAGTGTGGTTAAAGATGAAATGTACGGCTACGTCAATCGTAAAGGAGAATTGACCATTCCCTTGAAAATTGAAGGGGCTTTCGATTTTTCGGAAGGGTTGGCGGTGATTGAACTAAAAGGATTGAAAGGGTATTTGGATGTGAATGGCGCGGTGGTCATCAAATGTCAATATGATGAGGCTGAATCGTTTGAAGATGGTTTGGCTCGAGTGGTAAAGGATGGCAAAATGGGGCTGATCAATGCGGGAGGAGATTCGATAGCGCTTTGCAAATACGAGCGGATAGGTGGTTTTTCTGAAGGACTTGCTTGCGTACTGAACAACGGAAAAGTAGGATACATTGACCGTTATGGGCATGAAGTTATTCCGCTCAGTTATGATGGAACACTAGAGGAACTGGTTCGCTTTCAATTCATGAACGGAAGAGCCGTTGCTCGAAAAGGGAAAAAATATGGAGTGATCGATAAAACGGGAACTGAGATGAAGGCTTTCGAATTTTCGTTGATTGACCCTTTGAAGGATGGACGATTTGCGGCCAAGAAAAAAGATAAGTTTGGGTTTTTCAATGAGTCTGGAATAGATGTGATTCCTTCAAAATACGATGACACAGGCGGTTTCTCTGAAGGCATGGCATCCGTAAAACTGGGCGAAAATTGGGGTTACATCAACGATGCTGACGAACTGGTGGTTCCTGCAGAATTCCAAGAAGCATCAGATTTCTTCGAAGGATTTGCGTTGGTAAAACGAAGCGATTTCTCGTGTGTGATCGATAATTCTGGCGCATACGTTATACCATGCGCCATGGATGAAATTGTGGTGATGGACGGTGGCGTTCTTCGTATTGAAAAAGAAGAAAAAATGGCCTATTTCGACCTTCGAACGAAAAAATACATCTGGCAATCTGCTGGGTTTTAA
- a CDS encoding ABC transporter ATP-binding protein, whose protein sequence is MIEVKGLNKSFGEHHVLKNIDAKFHKGQVNIIIGQSGSGKTVLTKCMVGLHDVDSGTIEYDGRDFASMSFSEKRHIRQDIGMLFQGGALFDSMTVAENVMFPLSMFTETSAAERKERALFCLERVNLPNASALFPSELSGGMKKRVAIARAIAMNPKYLFCDEPNSGLDPKTGLVIDQLISEITEEYNITTIVITHDMNSVIEIGDNIQFIYKGEKWWEGSKEEILRTDNQEVLDFVYASKFMKKVRTDLIK, encoded by the coding sequence ATGATAGAGGTCAAAGGCTTGAATAAGAGTTTTGGGGAACATCACGTGTTAAAGAACATCGATGCCAAATTCCATAAAGGCCAAGTAAATATCATTATCGGTCAAAGTGGCTCAGGAAAGACAGTGCTGACCAAATGCATGGTTGGCCTGCATGATGTAGATTCTGGAACGATAGAATATGACGGACGCGATTTTGCATCCATGTCTTTTTCGGAAAAGAGACATATCAGGCAGGATATTGGAATGCTTTTTCAAGGAGGAGCGCTGTTCGATTCAATGACTGTAGCGGAGAACGTCATGTTTCCTCTTTCCATGTTTACAGAAACTTCGGCTGCTGAAAGAAAGGAACGGGCACTATTCTGCCTAGAACGCGTGAATCTGCCGAACGCTTCGGCCTTGTTTCCGTCTGAATTGAGTGGTGGGATGAAAAAACGAGTGGCAATTGCACGCGCCATTGCCATGAATCCGAAATACTTGTTTTGTGATGAACCAAACTCTGGGCTTGACCCAAAGACCGGACTGGTTATCGATCAGTTGATCAGTGAGATCACCGAAGAGTACAACATCACCACCATCGTTATTACGCACGACATGAACTCCGTGATTGAAATTGGAGACAACATCCAGTTCATTTACAAGGGAGAAAAATGGTGGGAAGGTTCTAAGGAAGAAATTTTAAGAACGGATAATCAGGAAGTTCTAGACTTCGTGTATGCTTCCAAATTCATGAAAAAGGTCCGCACAGACCTGATCAAATAA
- a CDS encoding ferrous iron transport protein A yields MTATDLIVGQQAIVSSFSDARLAVFFAERGVVAGERLCVERVAPMGDPIAIRVSDHVLCLRKTEASTILVQPEIF; encoded by the coding sequence GTGACGGCAACGGATCTCATTGTAGGACAACAAGCTATCGTATCATCTTTTTCGGATGCTCGGTTGGCGGTTTTTTTCGCAGAACGAGGTGTGGTTGCAGGAGAGCGACTTTGTGTTGAGCGCGTTGCTCCAATGGGCGATCCAATAGCTATTCGCGTATCAGATCACGTGCTTTGTCTTCGTAAAACGGAAGCATCTACTATTCTTGTTCAGCCAGAAATTTTCTGA
- a CDS encoding ABC transporter permease, translating into MSIFFHIGQYVLWMGRVFRKPEKWRIYRQRIFEEVQSIGYASLGLVAIVSGFMGAVLTIQLAYNIDSPLIPLYTVGLGVRDSLILEFSPTIISIILAGKVGSSIAGEIGTMRVTDQIDALDIMGVNSTGYLVGPKMIAAILCNPFIVIMSMALGLVGGYLAGILTGEVAGSTFIYGIQYWFQPYYITYAIIKTMVFAVIITTVPAYFGYHTAGGALEVGRASTISVVYSIVIILMFNLILTQMLLQ; encoded by the coding sequence ATGAGCATATTCTTCCACATTGGGCAATACGTACTTTGGATGGGTCGCGTATTCAGGAAACCCGAAAAATGGCGTATCTACAGACAACGCATCTTTGAAGAAGTTCAAAGTATCGGTTACGCATCGCTCGGATTGGTTGCCATTGTAAGCGGATTTATGGGTGCGGTGCTTACCATTCAGTTGGCGTACAACATCGATAGCCCACTTATTCCGTTATACACAGTAGGTCTTGGTGTTCGAGATTCGTTGATTCTCGAATTCTCCCCAACCATCATCAGCATCATTTTGGCCGGAAAGGTTGGGTCAAGCATTGCAGGCGAAATTGGAACGATGCGCGTTACCGATCAAATTGATGCCTTAGACATTATGGGCGTTAATTCTACTGGTTACTTGGTTGGTCCAAAAATGATTGCAGCCATCCTTTGCAACCCGTTCATTGTAATAATGAGCATGGCTTTAGGCTTGGTAGGTGGCTACTTGGCGGGGATACTTACTGGAGAAGTTGCAGGTAGCACCTTCATCTATGGGATTCAGTATTGGTTTCAGCCGTACTACATCACTTATGCTATCATCAAAACAATGGTTTTCGCAGTGATCATCACCACTGTACCGGCCTATTTTGGTTACCACACTGCGGGTGGAGCGTTGGAAGTTGGAAGAGCAAGCACAATATCTGTGGTATACAGCATCGTCATCATCCTGATGTTCAACCTGATCCTTACTCAAATGTTGCTTCAATGA